Proteins from a genomic interval of Sphingomonas sp. Y38-1Y:
- a CDS encoding type II secretion system protein GspJ: protein MTNEAQAGFTLIELMISLALFALIAVAGLALVDSILGVQGRTATRLDEQGAAARAMYVLTSDVDQIARGRIVSNGRELIFTRAAPGLGGAPVEIRWIRAGDALVRTVGGAPQPVLSGVTAVSARFFDGGWREGWPPSEERGEDWPRAIELTVAMGPRGTLRRVVALPTRAKGGP from the coding sequence GTGACGAATGAAGCGCAAGCCGGCTTCACCCTGATCGAGCTGATGATCTCGCTCGCGCTATTCGCGCTTATTGCGGTCGCCGGGCTCGCGCTGGTCGATTCGATCCTGGGCGTGCAGGGGCGCACCGCCACGCGGCTCGACGAGCAGGGGGCGGCGGCGCGGGCGATGTACGTGCTGACCAGCGACGTCGACCAGATCGCGCGCGGGCGAATCGTCTCCAACGGGCGCGAGCTTATCTTCACGCGGGCGGCGCCGGGGCTGGGCGGGGCGCCGGTCGAGATCCGCTGGATCCGCGCGGGCGATGCGCTGGTGCGGACGGTCGGCGGCGCGCCGCAGCCGGTCTTGTCGGGCGTCACCGCCGTTTCGGCGCGCTTCTTCGACGGCGGCTGGCGCGAGGGTTGGCCGCCGAGCGAGGAGCGCGGCGAGGACTGGCCGCGCGCGATCGAGCTTACCGTGGCGATGGGCCCGCGCGGAACGCTGCGCCGCGTCGTCGCGCTACCGACGCGTGCGAAGGGCGGGCCATGA
- a CDS encoding response regulator transcription factor: MRVLIVEDEPNLRQQLSNTLIGAGYAVDTASDGEEGLFLGQTEQYDAIILDLGLPEIDGLTVLDRWRREGRTTPVLVLTARDSWSDKVAGLDAGADDYVAKPFQTEELIARLRALIRRASGNASAELTAGDIRLDTRSGKVTKAGDPVKLTAQEYKLLSYLLHHKGKVVSRTELIEHIYDQDFDRDSNTIEVFVTRIRKKLGPDVITTIRGLGYSLDDPSGAPASAD; this comes from the coding sequence ATGCGCGTGCTGATCGTCGAGGACGAACCGAATCTTCGCCAGCAACTGTCGAACACGCTGATCGGCGCGGGCTATGCCGTCGATACCGCCAGCGACGGCGAGGAAGGGCTCTTCCTGGGCCAGACCGAGCAATATGACGCGATCATCCTCGACCTCGGCCTGCCCGAGATCGACGGGCTGACCGTGCTCGACCGCTGGCGGCGCGAGGGGCGGACGACGCCCGTCCTCGTCCTGACCGCGCGCGACAGCTGGTCGGACAAGGTCGCCGGGCTCGATGCGGGCGCCGACGATTATGTCGCCAAGCCCTTCCAGACCGAGGAGCTGATCGCCCGCCTGCGCGCGCTCATCCGGCGCGCATCGGGCAATGCCTCGGCCGAGTTGACCGCGGGCGACATCCGCCTCGACACGCGCTCGGGCAAGGTCACCAAGGCGGGCGACCCGGTCAAGCTGACGGCGCAGGAATACAAGCTCCTCAGCTACCTTCTCCACCACAAGGGCAAGGTGGTGAGCCGGACCGAGCTGATCGAGCACATCTACGACCAGGATTTCGACCGCGACTCGAACACGATTGAGGTGTTCGTGACGCGTATCCGCAAGAAGCTGGGACCCGACGTCATCACCACGATCCGCGGTCTCGGCTACAGCCTGGACGACCCGTCGGGCGCGCCGGCCAGCGCCGACTGA
- a CDS encoding type II secretion system protein GspK: MTRPSAPRGEEGLILINVLLFVAIASGLVLLMVNREELALDGALRMREASRAAAIVRGGELSALTALRRDAEEAPEADHRGEPWAAVAESGIAIEGGTFDLAVADAEGRFNINNVRSGQSAAVILFESIARDAGLTPEQIVQAIGYVRAAGPVTDLRPIRLVGLEPGAADRLATMVTALPAETQISLNAAGRELLTLMLRDPVVVERLLAVRDRRGFIDAEDLTREGLTMPPGTRFASDHFWVRTRARIGGTSQQGAALIERRKREDGTPETVVVERWRGAAIPPDAPEFPAAK, translated from the coding sequence ATGACCCGACCGTCCGCGCCCCGCGGCGAGGAGGGGCTGATCCTCATCAACGTCCTCCTGTTCGTCGCGATCGCGAGCGGGCTGGTCCTCTTGATGGTCAATCGCGAGGAGCTGGCGCTCGACGGCGCGCTGCGCATGCGGGAAGCGTCGCGCGCCGCGGCGATCGTGCGCGGCGGCGAGCTGTCGGCGCTGACGGCGCTGCGCCGCGATGCCGAGGAGGCGCCCGAGGCCGATCATCGCGGCGAGCCCTGGGCCGCGGTCGCCGAAAGCGGCATCGCGATCGAGGGCGGTACCTTCGACCTTGCCGTCGCCGATGCCGAGGGGCGCTTCAACATCAACAATGTCCGCTCGGGCCAGTCCGCGGCGGTGATCCTGTTCGAATCGATCGCGCGCGATGCGGGGCTGACGCCCGAGCAGATCGTTCAGGCGATCGGCTATGTCCGCGCCGCCGGGCCCGTCACCGACCTGCGCCCGATCCGACTGGTGGGGCTTGAGCCCGGCGCCGCCGACCGGCTGGCGACGATGGTGACCGCGCTGCCCGCCGAGACGCAGATCAGCCTCAACGCCGCGGGGCGCGAGCTTCTGACGCTGATGCTGCGCGATCCGGTGGTGGTCGAGCGCTTGCTGGCGGTGCGCGACCGGCGCGGCTTCATCGATGCCGAGGATCTGACGCGCGAAGGGCTGACGATGCCGCCCGGCACGCGCTTCGCCTCCGACCATTTCTGGGTGCGGACGCGCGCGCGGATCGGTGGCACGAGCCAACAGGGGGCGGCGCTGATCGAGCGCCGCAAGCGTGAGGACGGCACGCCGGAGACGGTGGTGGTCGAGCGCTGGCGTGGCGCCGCGATCCCGCCGGACGCGCCCGAGTTTCCCGCGGCAAAGTAA
- a CDS encoding tryptophan 2,3-dioxygenase — MAMTYGDYLALPTLFDAQRPISDHPDEPLFIAMHQTQELWMKQAIHELHQAITLLRADRLPEVYKVLARVSRIQAVMTLSWDVLTTMTPSDYTRFRGVLGSSSGFQSDQFRTVEVMMGFRDGPRHGPQTHDAATRPSLWDEANLAAARAGLAIPEGALTRDWSAPYTHDPDVEAAWGEVYRDEQRWWPLYQLAEKLVDLDEAFATWRHKHVITVSRIIGHKRGTGGTGVHYLESTLPKRAFPELWSLRTTL, encoded by the coding sequence ATGGCGATGACCTATGGCGATTATTTGGCGCTTCCGACGCTGTTCGACGCGCAGCGGCCGATCTCGGACCATCCCGACGAGCCGCTGTTCATCGCGATGCACCAGACGCAGGAGCTCTGGATGAAGCAGGCCATCCACGAGCTTCATCAGGCGATCACGCTGCTCCGCGCCGACCGCTTGCCGGAGGTGTACAAGGTGCTCGCGCGGGTCAGCCGCATCCAGGCGGTGATGACGCTCTCCTGGGATGTGCTCACGACGATGACGCCCAGCGACTATACGCGCTTTCGCGGCGTGCTCGGCAGTTCGTCGGGGTTCCAGTCGGACCAGTTCCGCACGGTCGAGGTGATGATGGGCTTTCGCGACGGCCCGCGCCACGGTCCCCAGACCCATGACGCCGCGACGAGGCCCAGCCTGTGGGACGAGGCCAACCTGGCGGCCGCGCGAGCGGGTCTGGCGATCCCGGAAGGCGCGCTGACCCGCGACTGGAGCGCGCCCTATACGCACGATCCCGATGTCGAGGCGGCCTGGGGCGAGGTGTATCGCGACGAGCAACGCTGGTGGCCGCTCTATCAGCTCGCCGAGAAGCTCGTCGACCTGGACGAGGCGTTCGCGACCTGGCGGCACAAGCACGTCATCACGGTCAGCCGCATCATCGGCCACAAGCGCGGGACGGGCGGCACCGGCGTCCATTATCTCGAATCGACGCTTCCCAAGCGCGCCTTTCCGGAACTCTGGTCGCTGAGGACGACGTTGTGA
- a CDS encoding aminotransferase class V-fold PLP-dependent enzyme has translation MTQSYKHLFQRSLAANADRLHFAAHSHHLWPDASWLGHQAAWEDAARLADTKWRRVMEEMWPAGQGHVARELGLPDPSSVCFAGNTHDFLIRIVSAIDRRPVRILATAGEFHSFTRQAARWVESGEVVLETVEAGEGVEERLVERARSGDHDLIVVSHVAFGTGRVFGALSDLAAVAAPEGPWVLVDGYHGFMAVETDFSAYAGALFYTAGGYKYAMSGEGIGFLHAPPGFAPRPGITGWYAAFDDLSAPLGGVGYAPDGRRFLGSTFDVSGLYRFVAVRDMLAREGLSTATISAHVAGLRDQLIGGLDRSPLGDMEIVNPPGPVQARFLALRSPRAADWQAALLARDVYTDVRGDVLRIGIGLYHDARDVEAFCDAATKL, from the coding sequence GTGACGCAAAGCTACAAGCATCTGTTCCAGCGCTCACTCGCCGCGAATGCCGACCGGCTGCACTTCGCCGCGCACAGCCATCATCTGTGGCCCGATGCGAGCTGGCTGGGGCATCAGGCGGCGTGGGAGGATGCTGCGCGGCTTGCCGATACCAAGTGGCGCCGCGTGATGGAGGAAATGTGGCCCGCCGGGCAGGGCCATGTCGCGCGTGAGCTTGGCCTTCCCGATCCGTCCAGCGTCTGCTTCGCGGGCAACACCCACGACTTCCTGATCCGCATCGTCTCGGCGATCGACCGGCGGCCGGTCCGCATCCTCGCCACCGCGGGCGAGTTCCACAGCTTCACGCGCCAGGCGGCGCGCTGGGTCGAGAGCGGCGAGGTGGTGCTCGAGACCGTCGAGGCGGGCGAGGGCGTCGAGGAACGGCTGGTCGAGCGCGCACGATCGGGCGACCACGACCTGATCGTCGTCAGCCATGTCGCGTTCGGCACCGGCCGCGTGTTCGGTGCGCTGTCCGACCTTGCCGCCGTCGCCGCGCCCGAAGGGCCCTGGGTGCTGGTCGACGGCTATCACGGCTTCATGGCGGTCGAGACCGACTTCTCCGCCTATGCCGGAGCGCTGTTCTACACCGCCGGCGGCTACAAATATGCGATGTCGGGGGAAGGGATCGGCTTCCTTCATGCGCCGCCCGGTTTCGCGCCGCGGCCGGGGATCACCGGCTGGTATGCCGCGTTCGACGACCTCTCGGCGCCGCTGGGCGGGGTCGGCTATGCGCCCGATGGCCGTCGCTTCCTGGGATCGACGTTCGACGTGTCGGGCCTCTACCGCTTCGTCGCGGTGCGCGACATGCTGGCGCGGGAGGGGCTGTCGACCGCGACGATCTCCGCGCATGTCGCGGGCCTGCGCGACCAGTTGATCGGCGGGCTCGATCGCTCGCCGCTCGGCGACATGGAGATCGTCAATCCGCCCGGGCCGGTGCAGGCGCGCTTCCTGGCACTCCGCAGCCCGCGTGCCGCCGACTGGCAGGCGGCGCTGCTTGCGCGCGACGTCTATACCGATGTGCGCGGCGACGTGCTGCGCATCGGCATCGGCCTCTACCACGACGCCCGCGACGTCGAGGCGTTCTGCGACGCCGCAACAAAGCTATAG
- the ilvD gene encoding dihydroxy-acid dehydratase, translating into MPAYRSRTTTHGRNMAGARGLWRATGMKDEDFGKPIIAVANSFTQFVPGHVHLKDLGQLVAREIEAAGGVAKEFNTIAVDDGIAMGHGGMLYSLPSRELIADAVEYMVNAHCADAIVCISNCDKITPGMLMAAMRLNVPVVFVSGGPMEAGKVVVKGKERALDLVDAMVVAADDSYTDEEVAVIERSACPTCGSCSGMFTANSMNCLTEALGLALPGNGSVLATHADREKLFREAGHLIVDLAKRYYEQDDDTALPRTIASRAAFENAMSLDIAMGGSTNTVLHLLAAAQEGGVDFGIAEIDRLSRRVPVLCKVAPAVADVHMEDVHRAGGIMAILGQLERGGLFDASLPTVHSATFADALDRWDVSRTNSDEVRTFYRAAPGGVPTQTAFSQAERWDELDTDRAGGVIRSVENAFSKDGGLAVLFGNLAPEGCIVKTAGVDESILTFRGTAHVFESQDAAVAGILGNMVKPGEVVLIRYEGPKGGPGMQEMLYPTSYLKSKGLGKACALVTDGRFSGGSSGLSIGHVSPEAAEGGLIALVEQGDPIVIDIPNRLIALDLPENVLAQRRAAMVEKGAKAWKPVGRKREVSAALRAYAALTTNASRGAVRDVSQVEG; encoded by the coding sequence ATGCCTGCCTATCGTTCCCGCACCACCACCCATGGCCGCAACATGGCGGGCGCGCGCGGGCTGTGGCGCGCGACGGGGATGAAGGACGAGGATTTCGGCAAGCCGATCATCGCCGTCGCCAACAGCTTCACCCAATTCGTTCCCGGCCACGTCCACCTCAAGGATCTCGGCCAACTCGTCGCGCGAGAGATCGAGGCGGCGGGCGGCGTCGCCAAGGAATTCAACACCATCGCCGTCGATGACGGGATCGCGATGGGCCATGGCGGCATGCTCTATTCGCTGCCCAGCCGCGAGCTCATCGCCGACGCGGTCGAGTATATGGTCAACGCGCACTGCGCCGACGCGATCGTCTGCATCTCCAATTGCGACAAGATCACGCCGGGCATGCTGATGGCCGCGATGCGCCTCAACGTCCCCGTCGTCTTCGTGTCGGGCGGGCCGATGGAGGCGGGCAAGGTCGTCGTGAAGGGTAAGGAGCGCGCGCTCGACCTGGTCGACGCGATGGTCGTCGCCGCCGACGACAGCTACACCGACGAGGAAGTGGCGGTGATCGAGCGGTCGGCCTGTCCGACCTGTGGCTCGTGCTCGGGCATGTTCACCGCCAATTCGATGAACTGCCTGACCGAGGCGCTGGGGCTGGCGCTGCCCGGCAACGGGTCGGTGCTGGCGACGCATGCCGATCGCGAGAAGCTGTTCCGCGAGGCGGGGCACCTGATCGTCGACCTCGCCAAGCGTTATTACGAGCAGGACGACGACACCGCGCTCCCCCGCACCATCGCCAGCCGCGCCGCGTTCGAGAACGCGATGAGCCTGGACATCGCGATGGGCGGGTCGACCAACACCGTGCTCCATTTGCTGGCGGCGGCGCAGGAGGGCGGCGTCGATTTCGGGATCGCCGAGATCGACCGCCTCAGCCGCCGCGTGCCGGTGCTTTGCAAGGTCGCGCCCGCGGTCGCCGACGTGCATATGGAGGACGTCCACCGCGCCGGCGGGATCATGGCGATCCTGGGCCAGCTGGAGCGCGGCGGGCTGTTCGACGCCTCGCTGCCCACCGTCCATTCGGCGACGTTCGCCGACGCGCTCGACCGCTGGGATGTGTCGCGCACCAACTCGGACGAGGTCCGCACCTTTTATCGCGCGGCGCCCGGCGGCGTGCCGACGCAGACCGCGTTCAGCCAGGCCGAGCGCTGGGACGAGCTCGACACCGATCGCGCGGGCGGCGTCATCCGCTCGGTCGAGAACGCCTTTTCGAAGGATGGCGGCCTTGCCGTGCTGTTCGGCAACCTCGCGCCCGAAGGCTGCATCGTGAAGACCGCGGGGGTGGACGAGTCGATCCTGACCTTCCGCGGGACCGCGCATGTGTTCGAGAGCCAGGACGCCGCGGTCGCCGGCATCCTCGGCAACATGGTCAAGCCGGGTGAGGTCGTGCTGATCCGCTATGAGGGGCCGAAGGGCGGGCCGGGGATGCAGGAGATGCTGTACCCGACCAGCTATCTGAAGTCGAAGGGGTTGGGCAAGGCGTGCGCGCTCGTCACCGACGGGCGCTTCTCGGGCGGCAGCTCGGGGCTGTCGATCGGCCATGTCTCGCCCGAGGCGGCCGAGGGCGGGCTGATCGCGCTGGTCGAGCAGGGCGACCCGATCGTCATCGACATCCCCAACCGCCTGATCGCGCTCGACCTGCCGGAGAATGTGCTCGCGCAGCGCCGCGCGGCGATGGTCGAGAAGGGCGCCAAGGCGTGGAAGCCGGTCGGCCGCAAGCGCGAGGTCTCGGCGGCGCTGCGTGCATACGCCGCCCTGACGACGAACGCGTCGCGCGGCGCGGTACGCGACGTGAGTCAGGTCGAGGGCTGA
- a CDS encoding ABC-F family ATP-binding cassette domain-containing protein — protein MAAPVLSYEDLGLVQGSGWLFRHLDLYIGARDRLALIGRNGAGKTTLLKLIGGRLDADEGRRTIVPGTNVVMLEQDPQVAGCATLLDFVLGGDRPPARHEAEAIADQLGIDLGREAATASGGERRRAAIARALAQNPDVLLLDEPTNHLDITAIEWLEDWLSRFTGAFVVISHDRTFLTRLTRQTLWLDRGSIRRAEVGFGGFEAWTEQVAAEEQRAAEKLDARLKLEEHWLQRGVTGRRKRNQGRLTKLLEMRAERAAMQGPQGAAALSVGTDDAKTRVVIDAKHVAKHYGDRPILKDLNLRVTRRDRIGIVGPNGAGKSTLIKLLTGQIEPDTGEVKLAKTLEPVIIDQQRSRMAPEKTVRDVLADGGEWIDVLGVRKHVHGYLKEFLFAPELIDAKVGTLSGGERSRLLMAREFARPSNLMVLDEPTNDLDLETLDLLQEVIGDYEGTVLIVSHDRDFLDRTVTVTLGLDGSGTADIVPGGYADWEAKRKVRQVAARKTAPKPVEIARPKAAKLTYKDQRDYDQLPQRIEAIDAEIAAAEAAMADPALYAKDPARFDKLMKDVARLHGEKDAAEMRWLELAEQVEALG, from the coding sequence ATGGCCGCACCTGTCCTGTCCTATGAAGATCTCGGCCTCGTTCAGGGGTCGGGCTGGCTGTTCCGTCACCTCGACCTCTATATCGGCGCGCGCGACCGGCTGGCGCTGATCGGGCGCAATGGTGCGGGCAAGACGACGCTGCTCAAGCTGATCGGCGGCCGGCTCGACGCGGACGAGGGGCGGCGCACGATCGTGCCCGGCACCAACGTCGTCATGCTGGAACAGGACCCGCAGGTCGCCGGCTGCGCGACATTGCTCGACTTCGTGCTGGGCGGCGACCGCCCGCCCGCGCGGCACGAGGCCGAGGCGATCGCCGACCAGCTCGGCATCGACCTGGGCCGGGAGGCCGCAACGGCGAGTGGCGGCGAGCGGCGCCGCGCGGCGATCGCGCGCGCACTGGCGCAGAACCCCGACGTGCTGCTGCTCGACGAGCCGACCAACCATCTCGACATCACCGCGATCGAGTGGCTGGAGGACTGGCTGAGCCGCTTTACCGGCGCCTTCGTCGTCATCAGCCACGATCGCACCTTCCTCACCCGCCTGACGCGCCAGACGCTGTGGCTCGATCGCGGCAGCATCCGCCGCGCCGAGGTGGGCTTCGGCGGGTTCGAGGCGTGGACCGAACAAGTCGCCGCCGAGGAACAGCGCGCCGCCGAGAAGCTGGATGCCCGCCTCAAGCTCGAGGAGCATTGGCTCCAGCGCGGCGTCACCGGCCGGCGCAAGCGCAACCAGGGTCGCCTGACCAAGCTTCTCGAAATGCGGGCCGAGCGGGCGGCGATGCAGGGGCCGCAGGGCGCCGCGGCGCTCAGCGTCGGCACCGACGATGCCAAGACGCGGGTCGTCATCGACGCCAAGCACGTCGCCAAGCATTATGGCGACCGCCCGATCCTGAAGGACCTCAACCTGCGCGTCACGCGCCGCGACCGGATCGGCATCGTCGGCCCGAACGGCGCGGGCAAGTCGACGCTCATCAAGCTGCTGACCGGGCAGATCGAGCCCGATACGGGCGAGGTGAAGCTCGCCAAGACGCTCGAACCCGTCATCATCGACCAGCAGCGCAGCCGCATGGCACCCGAGAAGACGGTGCGCGACGTGCTGGCCGACGGCGGCGAGTGGATCGACGTGCTCGGCGTGCGCAAGCACGTCCACGGGTATTTGAAGGAGTTCCTGTTCGCGCCCGAGCTGATCGACGCCAAGGTCGGCACGCTGTCGGGCGGCGAGCGATCGCGGCTGTTGATGGCGCGCGAGTTCGCGCGGCCGTCGAACCTGATGGTGCTGGACGAGCCGACCAACGACCTCGACCTCGAGACGCTCGACCTGCTCCAGGAAGTGATCGGCGATTATGAGGGGACGGTGCTGATCGTCAGCCACGATCGCGACTTTCTCGACCGCACGGTGACGGTGACGCTGGGACTCGACGGATCGGGCACCGCCGACATTGTGCCCGGCGGCTATGCCGATTGGGAGGCCAAGCGGAAGGTGCGCCAGGTCGCGGCCAGGAAGACCGCACCGAAGCCGGTCGAGATAGCCCGGCCCAAGGCGGCGAAGCTCACCTACAAGGACCAGCGCGACTACGACCAACTGCCCCAGCGGATCGAGGCGATCGACGCCGAGATCGCCGCAGCGGAGGCGGCGATGGCGGACCCGGCGCTTTACGCGAAGGACCCGGCGCGCTTCGACAAGTTGATGAAGGACGTCGCGCGCCTGCACGGCGAGAAGGACGCCGCGGAGATGCGCTGGCTGGAGCTGGCGGAACAGGTCGAAGCGCTGGGGTAA